One Bacteroidota bacterium genomic window carries:
- a CDS encoding transcriptional repressor: MKETDKKLKIRNIKPTAMRELVLKVLTEQDRAISLADLEQKFDNADKTTLYRTLKTFEENKLIHSIDDGTGSIKYALCKETCQCNPSDLHVHFLCTKCKHTYCLNDIAIPTIILPADFKLENINMVVKGVCASCK; encoded by the coding sequence ATGAAAGAAACCGACAAAAAACTCAAAATACGAAATATCAAACCAACAGCCATGCGTGAATTGGTTTTAAAAGTATTAACCGAACAGGATAGAGCAATTAGTTTAGCTGATTTAGAACAAAAATTTGACAACGCCGATAAAACAACATTATACCGTACACTCAAAACATTTGAAGAAAACAAACTTATCCATAGTATTGATGACGGTACAGGTTCAATAAAATATGCTCTTTGTAAGGAAACCTGTCAATGCAATCCATCCGATTTACACGTTCATTTTCTTTGTACAAAGTGCAAACACACATATTGCTTAAACGATATAGCGATACCAACCATTATATTACCTGCTGACTTTAAACTCGAAAACATTAATATGGTTGTTAAAGGTGTTTGTGCAAGTTGCAAATAA
- a CDS encoding AAA family ATPase has protein sequence MRITDIHIKNYRAFYGEHHICLDKDGKNLMVYGENGSGKSSLFTALQDFLKSSVGKIEVEENIFVPTSQKNTASIKVNIKESPETSKTTTFELKLTDKEIISADKTLIADANKIKGFFDYRSLLRTHMGHKDKVDLFDILVKDILYNSINRFSNKEIGKEWQAIHNDTFNKRQIKRQQEATKNYLSEKFNPGLKQLLKDIEADTNTFMKSFGASVKILLDFDKVEYQGRRKLTGNSINLNIDFFEKSIPKHQLFLNEARLSALAISLYLASIKVNPLSGALKILVLDDLLIGLDMSNRLPLLDILNKHFIDVDKDKQFQVIMTTYDKVWYELVRNYFGVEKWKYTEIYTKSLKDDDFEIPVIFNENGYLERAKHYLSEKDYKASAVYLRTEFERIVKTICDKQKIPVCYHKNQKETTSEDFWTAIESQTNLDPTLIHEITIHRGVVMNPFSHYDLEKPEFEAELKATIKAVERLKDEMKNVKKNKTIDKLEKEIARLNTEIAGKDKLIGELGAKLKSK, from the coding sequence ATGAGAATAACTGATATACATATAAAGAACTACCGTGCTTTTTACGGTGAGCACCATATTTGCCTTGACAAAGACGGTAAAAACCTGATGGTTTATGGCGAGAACGGCAGTGGCAAAAGCTCTCTCTTTACAGCCCTTCAGGATTTTCTGAAATCTTCGGTTGGCAAAATTGAGGTAGAAGAAAATATTTTTGTTCCTACCTCTCAAAAAAACACAGCCAGCATAAAGGTTAATATCAAAGAATCGCCAGAAACTTCAAAAACCACCACTTTTGAACTGAAACTAACCGACAAGGAAATAATCAGTGCAGATAAAACTCTTATTGCCGATGCCAATAAAATAAAGGGCTTCTTTGACTACCGCAGCTTATTGCGTACTCACATGGGGCATAAAGACAAGGTCGATTTATTCGATATTTTGGTAAAGGATATTCTTTACAATTCTATTAATCGTTTTTCAAACAAGGAAATTGGTAAAGAATGGCAGGCAATCCATAACGATACTTTCAACAAAAGGCAGATTAAAAGGCAGCAGGAAGCCACAAAGAATTATCTTTCCGAAAAATTTAATCCCGGTCTGAAGCAATTGCTCAAAGATATAGAAGCGGACACCAATACATTTATGAAATCTTTTGGTGCCAGTGTTAAGATTTTGTTGGATTTTGATAAAGTAGAATATCAGGGCAGAAGGAAACTTACAGGAAACAGCATCAATTTAAATATTGACTTTTTTGAAAAATCAATACCAAAACATCAGCTTTTTCTCAATGAAGCCCGTTTGTCGGCACTTGCAATAAGTTTGTATTTGGCATCTATAAAAGTAAATCCGCTTTCAGGAGCACTAAAAATCCTTGTTCTTGATGATTTGCTCATTGGTTTGGATATGAGCAACCGGTTACCCTTGCTTGATATTTTGAATAAACACTTCATTGATGTTGACAAAGACAAGCAATTTCAGGTAATAATGACCACCTACGATAAAGTTTGGTATGAATTGGTGCGAAATTATTTCGGAGTTGAGAAGTGGAAATATACTGAGATTTATACAAAATCATTAAAAGATGACGACTTTGAAATTCCGGTAATCTTTAATGAAAACGGCTATCTGGAAAGGGCTAAACATTATCTGTCTGAAAAGGACTATAAAGCATCAGCCGTTTATCTGAGAACAGAATTTGAAAGAATTGTAAAGACCATTTGTGATAAGCAGAAAATCCCTGTATGTTATCACAAAAACCAAAAAGAGACAACAAGCGAAGACTTTTGGACAGCCATAGAATCCCAGACTAACCTTGACCCTACATTAATTCATGAAATTACAATCCATCGTGGAGTTGTAATGAATCCTTTCAGCCATTACGACCTTGAAAAACCGGAGTTTGAAGCGGAATTAAAAGCAACTATTAAAGCAGTTGAAAGACTGAAAGATGAAATGAAAAATGTTAAGAAAAACAAAACAATTGATAAGCTTGAAAAAGAAATAGCAAGACTTAATACAGAAATTGCAGGAAAAGATAAATTGATTGGAGAATTAGGAGCAAAACTGAAATCAAAATGA
- a CDS encoding efflux RND transporter periplasmic adaptor subunit — MKTLKYSIILLVMISVAAFTGCNSKKLDEHGHEAGAHAESSEKESHEGHNHAEGEHEEEGEHEELPEDIVEMNAEQIKLAGVQLGKVEMRQVSGVIKANGIVTTAPQNSASVSVPLGGFVKSSSLLPGNAVSKGHTLAIIENTEFVDLQQNYLDIKNKYEFAEAEYKRHTELYKDDVYSEKNLQQTTSEYRSLKAQLKGIGQKLQVIGVNPATLSEDNISATIALVSPINGYVKTANLSIGKYVSPTDVLFEIVGNDNLLLELSLFEKDANTISIGQFAHFTINNETHEHKAKIYQVGKSINADKTYKVYATVQQPCNNVLPGMYVLAHIEKTDKQVTSVPADAVVSFDNKYYIFAFEKDKEEGGKPFTEYRFIEITKGDTNDGFTEILLPAGFDIQNTKIVTKGAYKLLSAKKNAGEMTCG, encoded by the coding sequence ATGAAAACATTAAAATATAGCATCATTCTTTTAGTAATGATTAGTGTAGCCGCTTTCACAGGCTGCAACAGCAAGAAACTTGATGAACACGGCCACGAGGCGGGAGCTCATGCCGAAAGCTCCGAAAAAGAAAGCCACGAGGGGCATAACCACGCCGAAGGCGAACATGAAGAAGAAGGCGAACACGAAGAGTTGCCCGAAGACATCGTTGAAATGAATGCAGAACAAATCAAACTGGCAGGTGTGCAACTGGGCAAAGTCGAAATGCGTCAGGTAAGCGGTGTTATCAAAGCCAACGGTATAGTTACCACTGCGCCCCAAAATTCGGCTTCTGTTAGTGTTCCATTGGGAGGGTTTGTAAAATCGTCAAGCCTTTTACCCGGCAATGCAGTTTCTAAAGGTCATACACTCGCAATCATCGAGAATACCGAGTTTGTCGATTTGCAGCAAAATTACCTCGATATAAAAAACAAGTACGAGTTTGCCGAAGCGGAATATAAACGCCACACCGAACTTTATAAGGACGATGTCTATTCCGAAAAAAACCTGCAACAAACTACCTCCGAATATCGGAGCCTCAAAGCACAATTAAAAGGCATAGGTCAAAAATTACAGGTTATTGGCGTAAACCCCGCCACACTTTCTGAAGATAATATCTCTGCAACCATTGCTCTTGTTTCGCCTATCAATGGTTATGTAAAAACGGCAAACCTCAGTATTGGTAAATATGTTTCGCCAACCGATGTGCTTTTTGAAATAGTTGGCAATGATAATTTATTGCTCGAACTCAGTTTGTTCGAAAAGGATGCAAATACCATTTCTATTGGTCAGTTTGCACATTTCACAATCAACAACGAAACACACGAGCATAAAGCAAAAATTTATCAGGTTGGCAAATCAATAAATGCTGATAAAACCTATAAAGTGTATGCAACCGTTCAGCAGCCTTGCAATAATGTGTTGCCTGGTATGTATGTATTGGCACATATCGAAAAAACCGACAAACAGGTAACTTCTGTCCCTGCCGATGCAGTGGTATCATTCGATAATAAGTATTACATATTTGCTTTTGAGAAAGATAAAGAAGAAGGCGGTAAACCATTTACCGAATACCGCTTTATCGAAATTACCAAAGGCGATACTAACGATGGCTTTACAGAAATTCTTTTACCCGCAGGTTTTGATATTCAAAACACCAAAATCGTAACCAAAGGGGCGTACAAATTACTTTCGGCTAAAAAGAACGCAGGAGAAATGACTTGCGGTTAA
- a CDS encoding Eco57I restriction-modification methylase domain-containing protein, whose product MAANRIQLQNALNKPYDRVLFSREVLSPVFGSGFTLNSSLVPASVSPNKSESAAIANVWVYGKIQLDDSTEITCYEVLLQPKVRIEQSKVAIQQYVRKLLTAGQAALINFVAPANKNIWRLTLVAKDSVLTDKGVKEKTTNAKRYTFLLGPSETCKTAAERFETLSTEKEISFQTLVNAFSVEKLSKAFFDEYTLHYQNFCDYLQESNYRKSVFNITFPVGATKQEKDKASKPIRDFVKKLLGRIVFLYFVQKKGWLGANDINYTDGLGDFIKLLFNKSGGNDTFYSTWLTVLFFDTLNKERANDDFKMPDGKTVKVPFLNGGLFDKEEFDEHLLTFKSTLFHHPDFEDTILTEKSKGNARGFLDFLNAFNFTVYEDSPDDHTVAVDPEMLGHIFENLLEDNKDKGAFYTPKEIVHYMCQESLTEYLCTTLQIKDEVAEREAVNQLLKNKIVDDVLKPEITELEKALDNVKICDPAIGSGAFPMGLLQEIFSIKELIAYETGKEWKPAETKLNIIQNSIYGVDIEKGAVDIARLRFWLSLVVDEEKPKPLPNLDYKIVVGDSLISKFDGEIVEINWERKSSVGKADEYVKNVQRLLVEVADKQKKYFNPNNKNKKKLQTEIRNLKIELLINQLSFNKELYIGKTVQKGGFMPTAADIKHNTERELQINGFDNLITKLKNLLKNPDEPFNHFDWKLDFPEVLNPYLVNGNGGFDIVIGNPPFVFSRENISNEEKVIYKNHYSLTQFKINLYILFIEKGYKLLKNEIGVLFYITPNNWLTLDTNSDLRKFILSDTKNICILQNYANVFESASVDTVIIGFINSKTGTDLVRYLEWEDKIPVIKSINPAKYYLDSSKHIISGISLNIETDFILNIGGTELQNICDVKNGVQAYTVGEGTPICTEKMKNERVYHNSTPKDKTWVKYLDGVDVSRYSLGWSGQYIKYGRNLSRPREVDLFYGDRLLVRQIPSPLPYCINACYTNEHTINDNNSMIVKLIDNTYKLKYILGVLNSSLISKWFAVKFGKLSRKIFPQFKVKELRIFPIIKASKENQITIEKFVSYILFIKNNNNLSNNLLYSSYFEQIIDGMVYELYFPELLKKHNREIIKHLGELPEFTDSMSDEQKMKICKKVFDRLNDKEHPVRVNLFYMNSIPEIAIIEGKNENN is encoded by the coding sequence ATGGCAGCCAACAGAATTCAGTTACAAAACGCATTAAACAAACCTTACGACAGGGTTTTGTTTTCTCGTGAAGTTTTAAGTCCGGTTTTTGGTTCAGGATTTACGCTTAATTCCTCTTTAGTTCCGGCATCGGTATCTCCCAACAAATCGGAATCGGCTGCGATTGCCAACGTTTGGGTTTACGGTAAAATTCAATTGGACGATAGCACCGAAATTACCTGCTACGAAGTTCTGTTGCAACCCAAAGTGCGCATCGAACAAAGCAAGGTAGCTATTCAGCAATATGTGCGAAAGCTGCTTACAGCCGGACAAGCGGCATTAATCAATTTTGTTGCACCTGCTAATAAAAATATCTGGCGGCTTACATTGGTTGCCAAAGACAGTGTACTGACCGACAAAGGGGTAAAAGAAAAAACCACCAATGCCAAACGTTACACATTTTTATTAGGTCCTTCGGAAACCTGCAAAACAGCAGCCGAACGCTTTGAAACTCTGAGCACCGAAAAGGAGATTTCGTTTCAAACCCTTGTCAATGCCTTCTCTGTTGAAAAATTAAGTAAAGCATTTTTTGATGAATACACCCTGCATTATCAAAATTTTTGCGATTATCTGCAGGAGTCCAATTACCGTAAATCAGTTTTCAATATTACCTTTCCTGTCGGTGCTACAAAGCAGGAAAAGGATAAAGCCAGCAAACCCATCCGCGATTTTGTAAAGAAACTGCTCGGGCGTATTGTGTTTCTATACTTCGTTCAGAAAAAAGGATGGTTGGGTGCAAATGATATCAATTACACCGATGGTCTTGGTGATTTTATAAAACTACTCTTTAACAAATCGGGTGGAAACGATACTTTTTACAGCACTTGGTTAACGGTACTTTTCTTTGATACATTAAACAAAGAAAGAGCAAACGATGATTTTAAAATGCCGGATGGGAAAACGGTTAAAGTTCCTTTTCTGAATGGGGGGTTGTTCGATAAAGAAGAATTTGATGAACACTTGTTGACTTTCAAATCAACACTCTTTCATCATCCCGATTTCGAAGATACTATTCTTACTGAAAAAAGTAAAGGGAATGCCCGTGGTTTTCTCGACTTTTTGAATGCCTTTAACTTTACTGTTTACGAAGACAGCCCCGATGACCATACCGTAGCCGTTGACCCGGAAATGTTAGGTCATATTTTTGAGAACCTTCTTGAAGATAACAAAGACAAAGGAGCTTTTTATACTCCGAAGGAAATCGTGCATTACATGTGTCAGGAAAGTTTAACGGAATACCTGTGTACCACTTTGCAGATTAAAGATGAAGTTGCAGAACGGGAAGCCGTAAATCAGTTGCTGAAAAATAAAATAGTTGACGATGTTCTAAAACCTGAAATTACAGAACTTGAAAAAGCCCTTGACAATGTAAAAATATGCGACCCGGCAATCGGTTCAGGTGCATTTCCTATGGGCTTATTACAGGAAATTTTCAGCATAAAAGAACTCATTGCTTACGAAACCGGCAAGGAATGGAAACCTGCCGAAACCAAACTAAACATTATCCAAAACTCAATTTACGGGGTGGATATTGAAAAGGGCGCTGTGGATATTGCACGTCTTCGCTTTTGGCTCAGTTTGGTTGTTGACGAGGAAAAGCCAAAACCTTTACCAAACCTCGATTATAAAATTGTGGTGGGCGACAGCCTGATAAGCAAGTTTGATGGCGAAATAGTTGAAATTAACTGGGAACGTAAAAGCAGCGTAGGTAAAGCAGATGAATATGTGAAAAATGTACAGCGTTTATTGGTTGAAGTTGCAGACAAGCAAAAGAAATACTTTAACCCAAACAACAAGAATAAGAAAAAATTACAGACAGAAATCCGGAATCTAAAAATTGAATTGCTCATCAATCAACTTTCCTTTAATAAAGAACTTTACATTGGTAAAACTGTGCAAAAAGGTGGCTTTATGCCCACGGCTGCCGATATTAAGCACAATACCGAACGGGAATTGCAAATTAATGGTTTTGACAATCTGATTACCAAACTGAAAAACCTGTTGAAAAACCCTGATGAACCCTTTAACCATTTTGATTGGAAATTGGATTTTCCAGAGGTTTTAAATCCTTATTTAGTGAATGGTAATGGAGGCTTTGATATTGTAATTGGAAATCCACCTTTTGTTTTTTCAAGAGAAAATATATCGAATGAAGAAAAAGTAATATATAAAAATCATTATAGCCTGACACAATTTAAGATTAATCTATATATACTATTCATAGAGAAGGGCTATAAATTACTTAAAAATGAAATAGGTGTTCTGTTTTATATTACTCCTAATAACTGGCTAACCTTGGACACTAATTCTGATTTGCGTAAATTCATTTTAAGTGATACCAAAAACATTTGTATTCTTCAAAACTATGCAAATGTTTTTGAAAGTGCCAGCGTTGATACAGTTATTATTGGCTTTATTAATTCAAAAACAGGTACTGATTTAGTACGGTACCTTGAATGGGAAGATAAAATACCTGTAATAAAATCTATTAACCCTGCGAAGTATTATTTGGATAGTAGTAAGCATATAATCAGCGGAATATCGCTAAATATCGAAACGGATTTTATTTTAAATATTGGCGGAACTGAATTGCAAAATATATGTGATGTTAAAAATGGGGTACAAGCATATACCGTTGGTGAAGGCACACCAATTTGTACTGAAAAAATGAAAAATGAAAGAGTATATCATAATTCCACCCCTAAAGATAAAACTTGGGTGAAATATCTTGATGGTGTTGATGTTTCGAGATATAGTTTAGGATGGAGCGGTCAATACATAAAATATGGTAGGAATTTATCAAGACCAAGAGAAGTTGACCTTTTTTATGGTGACAGATTACTCGTAAGACAAATACCAAGTCCTTTGCCTTATTGTATAAACGCATGCTATACTAATGAACACACTATAAACGACAATAATAGCATGATTGTTAAACTCATTGATAATACTTATAAATTAAAATATATTCTTGGTGTATTAAATTCATCTCTGATTAGTAAATGGTTTGCTGTAAAATTTGGTAAGCTTTCTAGAAAGATTTTTCCTCAATTCAAAGTAAAGGAGCTACGAATTTTTCCAATTATTAAAGCAAGTAAGGAAAATCAGATTACAATTGAAAAATTTGTTTCATATATACTTTTCATAAAAAACAATAATAACCTTTCAAACAATTTACTTTATTCTTCTTATTTCGAGCAAATCATTGATGGCATGGTGTACGAGTTGTATTTTCCCGAATTGCTCAAAAAACACAACCGTGAAATCATCAAGCATTTGGGCGAGTTGCCAGAGTTTACAGACAGCATGAGTGATGAGCAAAAAATGAAGATTTGCAAAAAGGTGTTTGACAGGTTGAATGATAAGGAGCATCCGGTAAGGGTTAACCTGTTTTACATGAATTCCATACCAGAGATTGCCATAATAGAAGGAAAAAATGAGAATAACTGA
- a CDS encoding CusA/CzcA family heavy metal efflux RND transporter, with product MIEHIIRFSIKNKIIIGLFALALVAWGTYSLVHLPIDAVPDITNNQVQVISRAPSLAVQEVESFITAPVEVSVANIPDVVELRSISRLGLSVVTVVFKENVDIYWARQQIGERLKEAEDQIPQGLAKIEMAPISTGLGEIFQYTLEIKDGFKDKFTLMDLRTYQDWIVRRQMLGTPGVADVNSYGGFVKQYEIAVNPERLRAMNLSLTDIFEALENNNENTGSAYIDKKPEAFFIRGIGLVKTLDDIENIVVKTINGIPVLVRDVATVQFGHATRYGALVSDTSEAVGGVVMMLKGANANEVIGQVKEKITSIQKSLPEGIEITPYLDRTDLVDRAIGTVTRNLLEGALIVIFILVLLLGNFRAGIIVASVIPLAMLFAIGMMQLFGVSGNLMSLGAIDFGLIVDGAVIIVESIVHRITLSKHHHTGIKRLTQPQMDEEVFLASSKIRTAAAFGEIIILIVYLPILALVGIEGKMFKPMGQVVSFAILGAFILSLTWVPMISSLFLSKNTEHKRNISDKIMDFMHKAFNPVIAFALRRKLAIIVTSVVLFIGSLFLFTRLGGEFIPQLEEGDLAGLVITLQGGSPSNTVEEVKRANTILRDNFPEIKHLVCKIGPGEIPTDPTPMETGDYIITLKPKSEWTTADTREELVEKMEEKLAVMAGVKFEFSQPIQLRFNELMTGSRQDVAIKLFGDNLDTLALKAAQIEEYIQNIEGVTDINVEKVTGLAQIQVEYNRPRMAQYGVSVTEINNILKAAFAGSSAGVVFEEEKRFDLVVRLDEAHRRDISDVKNLSIALPDGRLIPLDQLASVEIKTGPAQVSRENTKRRLTIGFNVRGRDVESVVEDARSKLDANLTLPVGYYTTFGGQFENLIAARERLAVAVPVALLLIFVLLFFTFHSLKQTILIYTAVPMAAIGGVVALWLRDMNFSISAGVGFIALFGVAVLNGIVLIAEFNRLEKEGVSDITERVLQGLKTRLRPVLMTAAVASLGFLPMALSTSAGAEVQKPLATVVIGGLITSTLLTLVVLPVLYIIFTKRNFKLPSKNRKLNTGGLAMILVLLGTFFFNKAEAQQTKQITLQNAIQLALDSNLAVRSAAYSVDVQKALKGSSWDIPKTAIDGQYGQFNSYTKDNSFTISQSFAFPSVYINQNKLANANIKSSEWQQKSSQLEIASQVKQAYWQLAYLYSKQKLLKYQDSLYSGFLRAAELRAKTGETNRLEMITARSQSLEIKNQLQQTTADIEVLIQRLQTLLNVDYALIPADTVLRRSGYITLSDTLAVSSNPSLGYIQQQVEVARIEKNLERSRMMPDFSIGYFSQTMQGVQEINGLPRTFGTGDRFTGIQAGISIPLWFVPYTSKTKAAKIKQQVASTNAEYYTKSLSGSYQALLSEYSKFNNSVEFYEKQAVPEADLIIEQSTRSYKAGAMDYLDYILSLNRALSIKQSYLDALNGYNQTIISIDFITGKTF from the coding sequence ATGATTGAACATATAATTCGTTTTTCGATAAAGAACAAGATAATTATCGGGTTATTTGCCCTTGCATTGGTTGCATGGGGTACATATTCGCTTGTTCATCTGCCCATTGATGCAGTTCCCGATATTACAAACAATCAGGTACAGGTTATCTCTCGTGCCCCATCGTTGGCAGTTCAGGAAGTTGAAAGTTTCATTACCGCACCTGTAGAGGTTTCGGTAGCCAATATCCCCGATGTGGTAGAGCTTCGCTCCATTTCACGATTGGGATTATCGGTTGTTACGGTAGTTTTTAAGGAAAATGTTGATATCTACTGGGCTCGACAACAGATTGGCGAACGGCTCAAAGAAGCCGAAGACCAGATACCGCAAGGTTTGGCAAAAATTGAAATGGCTCCTATCTCAACTGGTTTGGGCGAGATTTTTCAATACACCCTCGAAATAAAAGACGGGTTCAAAGACAAATTTACACTTATGGATTTGCGTACTTATCAGGATTGGATTGTACGCCGTCAAATGCTTGGAACGCCTGGTGTTGCTGATGTAAACAGTTATGGTGGGTTTGTAAAGCAATACGAAATTGCCGTAAACCCTGAACGCTTACGAGCAATGAACCTTTCTTTGACAGACATTTTCGAAGCCCTCGAAAACAACAATGAGAATACTGGGAGTGCTTATATTGATAAAAAACCCGAAGCATTTTTTATTCGTGGCATTGGATTGGTTAAAACCCTCGACGACATCGAAAATATTGTTGTAAAAACCATAAACGGTATTCCTGTTTTGGTGCGTGATGTAGCAACTGTCCAGTTCGGACATGCTACCCGTTACGGTGCATTAGTTTCCGATACCAGCGAGGCTGTGGGGGGTGTGGTAATGATGCTCAAAGGGGCTAACGCCAATGAAGTTATCGGACAGGTTAAGGAAAAAATCACATCTATTCAAAAGTCACTACCCGAAGGCATTGAAATAACCCCTTACCTCGACCGTACCGACTTGGTCGACCGTGCCATTGGCACAGTTACTCGCAACCTTCTCGAAGGAGCTTTGATTGTTATTTTTATTCTCGTTTTATTGCTTGGAAATTTTAGGGCAGGAATAATTGTAGCCTCAGTGATACCTCTTGCCATGCTTTTTGCAATTGGCATGATGCAACTTTTTGGCGTTTCAGGCAACCTTATGAGCCTTGGAGCTATCGACTTTGGTTTAATAGTGGACGGGGCAGTAATTATCGTCGAGAGTATTGTTCACCGTATTACCTTGAGCAAGCACCATCATACGGGCATAAAACGTCTCACACAGCCGCAAATGGATGAAGAAGTTTTCCTGGCTTCCAGTAAAATCCGTACCGCAGCAGCTTTTGGCGAAATTATTATCCTGATAGTATATTTACCAATCCTTGCATTGGTGGGTATCGAGGGTAAAATGTTCAAACCTATGGGTCAGGTAGTGAGTTTTGCCATTCTTGGAGCGTTTATATTGTCGCTCACATGGGTTCCCATGATTTCATCTTTATTCCTTAGCAAGAATACCGAACACAAACGGAATATTTCCGATAAGATTATGGATTTCATGCACAAAGCCTTTAATCCCGTTATTGCTTTTGCACTTCGCCGTAAACTGGCAATTATTGTTACTTCGGTAGTCCTATTTATTGGTAGTCTGTTCCTTTTTACCCGATTGGGAGGCGAGTTTATCCCTCAACTTGAAGAAGGCGACCTTGCAGGATTGGTTATTACTTTGCAGGGTGGTTCACCATCGAACACCGTTGAAGAAGTGAAACGTGCCAATACCATTTTGCGTGATAACTTTCCCGAAATAAAACATCTGGTTTGCAAAATCGGACCCGGAGAAATACCTACCGACCCCACTCCAATGGAAACAGGCGACTATATAATAACGCTTAAACCAAAAAGCGAATGGACAACTGCCGATACCCGTGAAGAACTGGTTGAAAAAATGGAAGAAAAACTGGCAGTGATGGCAGGGGTTAAATTCGAGTTCTCGCAACCCATACAACTTCGGTTTAACGAGTTAATGACTGGTTCACGACAGGACGTGGCAATTAAATTGTTTGGCGACAACCTCGATACGCTTGCCCTCAAAGCAGCTCAAATCGAAGAATATATACAAAATATCGAAGGAGTAACCGACATTAACGTTGAAAAAGTTACAGGTTTGGCTCAAATACAAGTCGAGTACAATCGCCCACGTATGGCACAGTATGGCGTTTCGGTTACAGAAATAAATAACATCTTAAAGGCTGCCTTTGCTGGTAGTTCCGCAGGTGTGGTTTTCGAGGAGGAAAAACGTTTCGACCTTGTAGTACGGCTCGACGAAGCCCATCGACGTGATATTTCAGACGTTAAAAACCTTAGTATTGCCTTGCCCGATGGTCGTTTAATTCCGCTCGACCAATTGGCAAGTGTTGAAATTAAAACAGGGCCGGCACAAGTGTCGCGCGAAAACACAAAACGCCGTTTAACAATCGGTTTTAACGTGCGTGGTCGTGATGTCGAAAGCGTGGTTGAAGATGCCCGTTCAAAACTCGATGCAAACCTAACATTGCCTGTTGGGTATTACACAACATTTGGCGGACAATTCGAAAACCTTATTGCAGCCCGTGAACGCTTGGCTGTTGCCGTTCCTGTAGCATTGTTGCTAATTTTCGTATTGTTGTTCTTTACTTTCCATTCGCTCAAACAAACCATTCTTATTTATACAGCAGTGCCTATGGCTGCCATTGGTGGAGTAGTTGCGCTGTGGTTAAGGGACATGAATTTCTCAATTTCTGCGGGTGTTGGGTTCATTGCGTTGTTCGGGGTTGCTGTGCTTAATGGCATTGTGTTGATTGCCGAATTTAACCGCCTCGAAAAAGAGGGTGTTTCCGACATCACCGAACGTGTATTACAAGGTTTAAAAACTCGTTTACGCCCTGTGCTAATGACTGCTGCCGTAGCATCGCTCGGGTTTCTGCCTATGGCTTTGTCAACTTCGGCGGGTGCCGAAGTTCAAAAACCTTTGGCAACTGTTGTAATAGGTGGACTTATTACATCAACGCTTCTTACCTTAGTAGTTTTGCCTGTACTTTATATCATTTTTACAAAACGTAATTTCAAACTTCCTTCTAAAAATAGAAAACTGAATACAGGCGGGTTGGCTATGATTCTTGTACTTTTGGGCACATTCTTTTTCAATAAAGCCGAAGCGCAGCAAACCAAGCAAATAACCTTGCAAAATGCCATTCAATTGGCTTTAGACAGTAATTTAGCGGTTCGTTCTGCAGCTTATTCGGTCGATGTGCAGAAAGCCCTCAAAGGTTCTTCGTGGGACATTCCAAAAACTGCTATAGATGGGCAGTATGGGCAGTTTAATTCTTATACTAAGGACAATAGCTTTACCATTTCACAATCTTTTGCTTTCCCTTCGGTTTATATCAATCAAAATAAACTGGCGAATGCAAATATAAAAAGTAGCGAATGGCAGCAAAAGTCCTCTCAACTCGAAATTGCCTCGCAAGTAAAACAGGCTTATTGGCAATTGGCTTACCTGTATTCCAAACAAAAACTTTTGAAGTATCAGGATAGTTTATATTCGGGATTTTTAAGGGCTGCCGAACTTAGGGCAAAAACAGGCGAAACAAATCGCCTTGAAATGATTACAGCACGTTCGCAAAGCCTCGAAATTAAAAACCAATTGCAGCAAACAACAGCCGATATTGAGGTTCTTATTCAGCGTTTACAAACCCTGCTGAATGTCGATTATGCTTTAATTCCTGCCGATACTGTACTTCGACGTTCGGGGTATATTACACTTTCCGATACTTTGGCAGTTTCTTCCAATCCGTCGTTGGGTTACATTCAGCAGCAGGTTGAAGTTGCACGTATCGAGAAAAATTTGGAACGCAGCCGTATGATGCCCGATTTCAGCATTGGATACTTTAGCCAAACCATGCAGGGCGTGCAGGAGATAAACGGGCTGCCCCGCACCTTTGGCACTGGCGACCGGTTTACAGGTATTCAGGCAGGCATTTCCATTCCGCTGTGGTTTGTTCCTTATACTTCTAAAACAAAGGCAGCAAAAATCAAACAGCAGGTGGCAAGCACCAACGCCGAGTATTACACCAAATCACTATCGGGTAGTTATCAGGCTCTTTTGAGTGAATACAGCAAGTTCAACAACAGTGTTGAGTTTTACGAAAAACAAGCCGTTCCCGAAGCCGATTTGATTATCGAGCAATCTACCCGCAGCTACAAAGCAGGTGCAATGGATTATCTCGATTATATCCTGTCGCTCAACCGTGCATTGTCTATCAAACAAAGCTATCTCGATGCACTCAACGGCTATAATCAAACTATTATTTCAATTGACTTTATTACAGGTAAAACATTTTAA